Proteins encoded in a region of the Dehalococcoidia bacterium genome:
- a CDS encoding non-heme iron oxygenase ferredoxin subunit has protein sequence MPKTVHIARVDELQPGQMKAVDVDDKHIAVANLGGSYFAFDAICTHAGAALDEGEIDGETVVCPMHGGQFNIKTGGVESPPPKKAIAVYQVKVVGEDIHVEVP, from the coding sequence ATGCCTAAGACAGTGCACATCGCCAGGGTGGATGAACTCCAGCCCGGCCAAATGAAAGCCGTGGACGTGGACGACAAGCATATCGCAGTGGCGAACCTGGGTGGCTCCTACTTTGCCTTCGACGCCATTTGCACCCACGCGGGCGCCGCGCTCGATGAGGGCGAGATTGACGGGGAGACCGTCGTGTGCCCCATGCACGGCGGCCAGTTCAACATCAAGACCGGCGGGGTGGAGTCGCCGCCGCCCAAGAAGGCCATCGCCGTCTATCAGGTGAAGGTGGTCGGGGAGGACATACATGTAGAGGTCCCGTAG